A stretch of DNA from Spirosoma endbachense:
GGCTAAAGGATGGTAATAAGCAATGATGAATTAGGAATGAAAAGTGATCGATAAATTAGCGAAAAGACATTCATCGTTTATCATTCATAATTCATCATTATTAAGCTAACTTTGTAGAGAGTACATCGCTTGAAAGTTAGGTTTTTATTCTCATGTTGGAGAATCGTAAGTATGTCATTATCGGCGTTTTCTGCCTCGTCGCGGTGGCGTATCTGGCTCGGTTATTTTATTTGCAGGTTCTGGATGATACCTATTCGCTGGGAGCATCGAAGAATTCAATCAAGAGGGTCATTGAAATCCCTTATCGGGGGCAGATTTATGACCGAAATAATAAGCTCATCGTCTACAATACGCCCGTTTACGATCTGTATGTAACCCCCAAACAAGTCCGTATTCCTGATACAGCCGCTTTTTGTCGGATGATGGATATTACCCAGTCCGATTTTGACAGTGTCATGGGGCTGGCTAAAAATTATTCGCCCGTTAAGCCGTCGCTGTTTCTGCGGCAGCTTTCCAAAGAAGATTTTGCCCGGATTCAGGATGCACTGGTCGATTATCGGGGTTTTGAGCCGGTGATTAGTTCGATGCGAACCTACCCGGCCCATACGATGGCCAATGCCCTTGGGTACGTTAGCGAAATCAGTAAAAAACGACTCGAAGAACAGGATATTCCATATTATCGGCAAGGCGATTATGTTGGTCATAATGGCCTGGAAGAACAGTATGAAGAGCAATTAAGAGGCAAGCGGGGCGTCAAGTTTATGATGCAGAACGTTCGGGGCGTCAATAAAGGGTCCTGGAAAAACGGTGCTTACGATACACTGGCCGTAGCCGGTCAGAACCTCATTACGGGCATCGACGTGGAGGTGCAGCGGTATGCTGATAGCCTGATGCAGAATAAAGTTGGCGCGGTATTGGCCGTCGAACCGTCAACGGGAGAAATTCTGGTTTCGGTTTCAGCACCTACCTATGACCCGAACCTGCTGTCGAGCCGGTTTTTCTCGAAAAACTACCGGGCTTTAATAAAAAATCCATATAAGCCGTTGATTAACAGGCCGATAATGGCTAGCTATCGGCCTGGATCGACCTTTAAACTGATTCAGGCGCTGGTCGCTCAACAGCAGGGGTCGCTCTTTCCGAATACGGTTTATGGTCATGCGGGGTCGCCAATGCGTTGCCACTGTCATGGAGGAAATAATCTGCGGGGTGCTGTTCAGAATTCGTGCAACCCTTATTTCTATTATGTCTTCCGTAAGTTCCTCTATTTCAACGGCGAGCATAATACCTTCAAAGCATCGGCCATTGGTCTGAAACAGTGGCACGATATGGCCGAGAAATTTGGTATCGGTAGTAAGCTGGGTGTCGATTTGCCAAGTGAATTAAAAGGTAATCTGCCTACGCCCGAGTATTACGACAAAGCGTATCGGGGTGCATTACGCTGGAAATTTTCAAATGTCTATTCGCTGAGTATCGGCGAGGGGGAGCTACTGATCAGTCCGCTCAAGTTGGTCAATCTGGCCGCAACCGTTGCCAATCGGGGCTGGTACATTACACCCCACTATATCAAAGGTTTTGACAAAGCAGGTGATGGTTTACCAACTGAATACCGCGAACGGCACGAAACCGGCATTGAGTACAAATATTACCTCCCCGTTATCGACGGTATGCGCGGGGCGGTTGCTCATGGAACAGTAACGCCACTGGCTAACATTGAGGGGATCGATTTGTGCGGAAAAACAGGAACATCGCAGAATGCCAAATTCGGGCACAAGTTTGACCACTCGATCTTTATCGGCTTTGCTCCGATGAATGATCCTAAAATTGCCGTTGCAGTATTCGTTGAAAATGCCGGATGGGGTGGAAAAGCAGCAGCCTCTGTAGCGGCCCTGGTTGCCGAACGCTACCTGAAACGCAAAACGGAAGCCAAAAAACTGGAAGAGCAGGTTTTAGCATCGAATTATATGCCGCCTGCCAGTTCGCTGATAACCCCAAAGAAACCCGCTCCGTCGAAAAAAGACACGACGCAGAAAGCGGCTAAGCCATTCATGACATCCACAAAGCCAAAGTCGACTACAACAATGGGCGCTATCAGTGGAAATTAAAAATAAGTTTGTGGTTTTAGAGTTTCTAGTTTGAGCGTTACACGTTAACGAACAAACCATAGACCACAAATTACATAAACGACAAACTAAATTGTCTCGCAATAACGACCCATTCACTCAGGACATCGATTGGCTAACTCTAGTGCTATACCTCGGCTGTGTAGCCTTGGGGTGGCTCAATGTCTATGCCGCCGTTTATAGTCCAGAAGATCATACGAGCCTGTTCGATATGACAACCAATGCCGGGAAACAGATGATGTGGATCGGTACGACGGTTATTCTGATCATTTGTATTCTGGTCATCAATCATAAATTTTTCGATTCGTTTGCGTATTTGTTTTACGCGTTCATGATCCTGATGCTGCTGTTGGTGCTCGTAGCCGGAACGAACATAAACGGATCGCGATCGTGGTTCAAATTTGGATCGGTTTCCATTCAGCCTGCCGAATTTGCGAAAGTGGCAACGGCGCTGGCCTTAGCGAAGTATCTGGATGTGCCGGGAATTAATCTGTCCCGGCGGAAAGAGCTGATGTACATTGGCGGTATCATTGTGTTGCCCTGTATTCTGATTCTTGCCTCGAATGAAACCGGCTCAACCCTGGTCTTTGCGTCGTTTGCCATCATGCTCTATCGAGAGGGGCTACCGGGCTGGATTCCGGCCGTGGGCATTACAGCAGCCGCCCTGTTTGTGCTGGCACTCGTTTTTCCGAAGCTGTACATCTTCATCGGTATTGTAGCGTTGCTGATTCTTGTCATTGCCCTGATGCCACGCTACAACCGCACAACGAGCAACCTGATTTCGATGGGCGTTGTTGGCGTGATGATGATGGTGTTTGTGACGGGTGTTGATTTTTTCGTGAATAACGTCCTTCAAAAGCACCAGCGTAATCGCATAAAAGTACTCGTCGATCCAACCATCGATCCACTGGGCGTCGGCTGGAACGTGACGCAGGCTAAAATCGCGATTGGGTCGGGTCGGCTTCAGGGCAAAGGGTTTCTGGAAGGAACGCAGACTAAATTCGATTTCGTCCCGGAACAGAGCACCGACTTTATTTTCTGTACCATTGGCGAGGAACATGGTTTTATTGGCAGCGCCGTTGTCATCGCGTTGTTCATCGGACTGCTCTCGCGTATTGTGATTCTGGCCGAAAAACAACGGAGTAAATTTGCCAGGGTTTACGGCTATTGCGTGGCCGGGATTATCTTCTTTCACGTGATGGTTAACATTGGTATGACCATTGGGCTAATGCCCGTTATTGGCATTCCGCTGCCTTTTTTTAGCTATGGAGGGTCGTCGCTCTGGTCGTTTTCGATTCTGCTGTTTATCTTTCTAAAGCTCGATTCGCGCCGAACCGCATTCACAAGAAGGTAAGGGCTTATTTCAACCCTGTTCCAATAACGCTGGCCGGTGGTGGGACTGACAGCGCCGTTCCGCCGACTTCGTCAGCACCCAGATCGAGGTTCCCGGAACGGTTGTTTCCGTCATAATCAGTTGTAACGATAGCCATAGGAAGCCCGGCTTTCAAACAGGGGCTACCGGCTTGAAGGTGATGCTGGCTATTGAGTTTCGGGTCGCCTTCAGTGCTGTGGGCATCGAATTTGGTCGCTGATTTCCACTGAGCGAAGGTAAGGTCGCTGTTTTGCCGATTTTCATAAATGGCCGATTTGCCGGTTCTGAAGTAACGATTATAATCAATCTGATTCGTCCCGGTAAGCGATTCTGCCTGATCATCGTCATTGTAGCGGATACGGATCATGGCGCGGTCGCCTGCCTGCGCCTGCACGAAAATGTTGTTCAGTATCTTCACATCGCGGCAGGGCGGGGTTCTGAGCGCACCGTTAGAGCCGACATACGTTTCACCCCGACTGATGTATAAAGCACCGTATGTCTCACTTGCCACATTCACGAACGTGTTGTTGACGACCTGGGGGCGAAGAGCCGCAAATAACCCAACACCACCCCATTTTGCGTTGACGATAATGTTGTTTCGGATAATCATATCAAAGCTTTCGGTATAATCCGTATTGTCTTTGTCGAACCATTCTTCGTCCGTGTCGGTATTGCCTGCCGCAACGCCCAACTCCCCGCAATTGATGATCAGGTTGTTTTCGATGATGCAGTTTTTAGCTCCACCTTTGGCATAGAGACCGTTCGTTGCAATGTCATGAAAGTAGCAATTACGCACGATCATCTTCGACCCATTCACATTATCGATTCCCTCCGCATTGTCTGCCGTAACGTTGGCTGGTCCAACGCCCGAATGATGAATCTCGCAATTCAGTACCTGGATGTTTGCACAGCCCGGCACAATTTTGATGCAGTCGCGGCCCGTATCGTGAATGCGGCAATTGCGAATCGTTAAATCGCTGACTGCCCGACGAATGGGTTCGCCATCTTCCCAATTGTTTTCAAGCTTAATGCCATAAAGGTACCCACCCACGATTTCCAGATTTTCGATCAGACCGCCTGTAATAGTTGGCTCACGATACCACAGCACCGATGTAATATCCTCAATGTTTGTCACCGCTTTGATAATAGCCCATTCGCCGGGATAGGACCGAAGCGTGAGGTTACAGGTGCGAATCTTGATTTCCTTACTCTCGTGCGTACCGGCGCGTAGCTCGACAGCATCGCCGGGCTTGGCCGAATCGACCGCTTTCTGAATCGTTTTGAGCGGCTTGCCAAGGGTTCCATCATTGGCATCGCTACCATTGAGGGCTACATACCACGTTCGGGGTGTTGGGTTGAATTCGTTACAGGCAAACCCTGAAGTGATTGGCGACGTTGAGGTATCGCTACCCGGTGCGCTGGTTGTGCTGCCAGGCGGGGCGATAACCGCAGGCGATGGAGTATCTTCGGCTTTTTTACACTGGGTTAAGCTGAACAGGGCGATAACGAGAATAGTAAGGAGCTTCAGGTTCGATTTCATGGGCCTATCGTTCAATCTTTATGTCGAACACAAACGAAGCGGTGCTATTCGGTTTGGTATGTTGGCCCTGTGTGAAGCGGATAAGGCCTTTTTTGCCCTGCTGCGTCCTGAACGACCACAGATACTGCGTAAGCGGCACCGACGTAGTCAGGTCGGAAAGAGCGGTGACCAGTTCCGTTTTTTCGTCGGCTCCGGCATCGAATGTCCAGGCTTTACGTAGATCAGCGGCATTGGCAAACGTATTCCACTGGTTAGCCGGAATGCTAGTGTATCGTAGAAATGTATTAGGAAACAGGGGCCACTTTTGCTGGTCAATTTGAGGCCAGATGGTGTAGGCACCGCACGAAACCCCGCAGTTTTTGACCGCCCGTGGCCCCGCAAACCAGGGCCCTGAATAATAATCGAACACCACGTCGATATCGTAAGCAACCGATGCACCATCGGCAAACCGGTAGAACGTACCCTTGTCGAGGTCCAGCAAATTGCGGGTTTGCGGATCGTTCGACTGGCCTTCTTTCAGGTCGAGTTTGAGATTGGTGAAGACACTGACATCGGGGCTGGCCGGAAATTCCCGCTGGCTTAGCAGCGCCGACTGAGCCATGCGTGGATCGCCCGTAATAGCTACATCAAAAATACAGTTTCCCAACTCAGGCTGGCGGGTTATACCAGCGGTCTGACAAACACCTTCTGCCCAGGTATACTTATCGGAATCGATCAGCGGAAACGTTTTAGGAAAAGTCCGGTCGGCGTAGGAGTCTGCATTTTTACCTGCCTCATAGACGAACAATGACGTTTGGTTGCTCACCCGCCAGCTATCCGCAAACGTAGTGTGAATAAGCGGAAACGTTCGTTCGACGGTCGTGCCATCAGCCAGTTGAATGTCATTTTTATCGTCACCATCGTAATTGCCCAACAGACCGGCTACTTTCCCTTTTCGGGACTTATCAAGCATGACGGCATAGTCGAGGTAGGGTGTATTCCAATAGATCGTTACCCCTTCGCCCTGCGCATTACTAAATACCAGTTTTTCTTTACCCGCCAGCCGTAACTTATTGCCGTTGGTGAGCGAAAGCTGCGTTAATGCCGACAGGGCCGTTTCTTTTTTATTGACAAACAGACGAGGTTCATCCAATGCCGCCGGTTTAATTAATAAACAGATTTCATCCGCCCCGATTCGTGCTGCAACACCCGTGTTGACTGTGGCCCGATTGGTTTTGAAGGTATCTTCCTGCCGAGCCTGTATTTCAATGTTGTCGCCTTTGGTTGAAACGAACTCACCCAGTGTCTGAATATCATACGTCAAACCATCGTGCGTAATAACATGAGG
This window harbors:
- a CDS encoding penicillin-binding transpeptidase domain-containing protein; the encoded protein is MLENRKYVIIGVFCLVAVAYLARLFYLQVLDDTYSLGASKNSIKRVIEIPYRGQIYDRNNKLIVYNTPVYDLYVTPKQVRIPDTAAFCRMMDITQSDFDSVMGLAKNYSPVKPSLFLRQLSKEDFARIQDALVDYRGFEPVISSMRTYPAHTMANALGYVSEISKKRLEEQDIPYYRQGDYVGHNGLEEQYEEQLRGKRGVKFMMQNVRGVNKGSWKNGAYDTLAVAGQNLITGIDVEVQRYADSLMQNKVGAVLAVEPSTGEILVSVSAPTYDPNLLSSRFFSKNYRALIKNPYKPLINRPIMASYRPGSTFKLIQALVAQQQGSLFPNTVYGHAGSPMRCHCHGGNNLRGAVQNSCNPYFYYVFRKFLYFNGEHNTFKASAIGLKQWHDMAEKFGIGSKLGVDLPSELKGNLPTPEYYDKAYRGALRWKFSNVYSLSIGEGELLISPLKLVNLAATVANRGWYITPHYIKGFDKAGDGLPTEYRERHETGIEYKYYLPVIDGMRGAVAHGTVTPLANIEGIDLCGKTGTSQNAKFGHKFDHSIFIGFAPMNDPKIAVAVFVENAGWGGKAAASVAALVAERYLKRKTEAKKLEEQVLASNYMPPASSLITPKKPAPSKKDTTQKAAKPFMTSTKPKSTTTMGAISGN
- the rodA gene encoding rod shape-determining protein RodA is translated as MSRNNDPFTQDIDWLTLVLYLGCVALGWLNVYAAVYSPEDHTSLFDMTTNAGKQMMWIGTTVILIICILVINHKFFDSFAYLFYAFMILMLLLVLVAGTNINGSRSWFKFGSVSIQPAEFAKVATALALAKYLDVPGINLSRRKELMYIGGIIVLPCILILASNETGSTLVFASFAIMLYREGLPGWIPAVGITAAALFVLALVFPKLYIFIGIVALLILVIALMPRYNRTTSNLISMGVVGVMMMVFVTGVDFFVNNVLQKHQRNRIKVLVDPTIDPLGVGWNVTQAKIAIGSGRLQGKGFLEGTQTKFDFVPEQSTDFIFCTIGEEHGFIGSAVVIALFIGLLSRIVILAEKQRSKFARVYGYCVAGIIFFHVMVNIGMTIGLMPVIGIPLPFFSYGGSSLWSFSILLFIFLKLDSRRTAFTRR
- a CDS encoding right-handed parallel beta-helix repeat-containing protein; protein product: MKSNLKLLTILVIALFSLTQCKKAEDTPSPAVIAPPGSTTSAPGSDTSTSPITSGFACNEFNPTPRTWYVALNGSDANDGTLGKPLKTIQKAVDSAKPGDAVELRAGTHESKEIKIRTCNLTLRSYPGEWAIIKAVTNIEDITSVLWYREPTITGGLIENLEIVGGYLYGIKLENNWEDGEPIRRAVSDLTIRNCRIHDTGRDCIKIVPGCANIQVLNCEIHHSGVGPANVTADNAEGIDNVNGSKMIVRNCYFHDIATNGLYAKGGAKNCIIENNLIINCGELGVAAGNTDTDEEWFDKDNTDYTESFDMIIRNNIIVNAKWGGVGLFAALRPQVVNNTFVNVASETYGALYISRGETYVGSNGALRTPPCRDVKILNNIFVQAQAGDRAMIRIRYNDDDQAESLTGTNQIDYNRYFRTGKSAIYENRQNSDLTFAQWKSATKFDAHSTEGDPKLNSQHHLQAGSPCLKAGLPMAIVTTDYDGNNRSGNLDLGADEVGGTALSVPPPASVIGTGLK
- a CDS encoding VWD domain-containing protein, which produces MKQSVWAISCRILCSVFTLLLLLVPQSCKEKDTSPTATSDGPVSIRYHQLIIECTELASQNKGVAILDFRFDTYANQEVEGFASGKYLAFQTTSYSAIDAAIQTANTDIANKAAEVKTFGILTDFVANRLSKVQGYTVTKELVADAIWGVLANEETTIAKLHGKQKSFDIGDFLVALIATPAQAQIRLGRHSNGSIDYHSSYYYSPPAQPGSPLPEYRMNIPSTGNAPMPSNTAPVQRNSRGETPAEQAAREEAARAAAQAGRTNRGPRSVSDAFSGIFDRLGDGLGNAADALGRALGDPHVITHDGLTYDIQTLGEFVSTKGDNIEIQARQEDTFKTNRATVNTGVAARIGADEICLLIKPAALDEPRLFVNKKETALSALTQLSLTNGNKLRLAGKEKLVFSNAQGEGVTIYWNTPYLDYAVMLDKSRKGKVAGLLGNYDGDDKNDIQLADGTTVERTFPLIHTTFADSWRVSNQTSLFVYEAGKNADSYADRTFPKTFPLIDSDKYTWAEGVCQTAGITRQPELGNCIFDVAITGDPRMAQSALLSQREFPASPDVSVFTNLKLDLKEGQSNDPQTRNLLDLDKGTFYRFADGASVAYDIDVVFDYYSGPWFAGPRAVKNCGVSCGAYTIWPQIDQQKWPLFPNTFLRYTSIPANQWNTFANAADLRKAWTFDAGADEKTELVTALSDLTTSVPLTQYLWSFRTQQGKKGLIRFTQGQHTKPNSTASFVFDIKIER